The following proteins come from a genomic window of Thiothrix winogradskyi:
- the rpe gene encoding ribulose-phosphate 3-epimerase, which yields MARQADFIAPSILSADFARLGEEVVNVLASGADIVHFDVMDNHYVPNLTIGPLVCEALRKHGVTAPIDVHLMVKPVDRIIPDFAKAGASYITFHPEASEHVDRTLQLIRNEGCKAGLVFNPATPLNILEYLMDKVDMILLMSVNPGFGGQSFIPSTLTKLRQVRKMIDDSGLDIRLEVDGGVKPGNIREIKEAGADAFVAGSAIFNVANKADPNHYNTVLAEFRKELAAAQI from the coding sequence ATGGCACGTCAAGCCGATTTCATCGCACCATCCATTTTGTCTGCTGACTTTGCCCGTCTGGGTGAGGAAGTGGTTAACGTCTTAGCTTCCGGTGCGGACATTGTGCATTTCGACGTAATGGATAACCATTATGTTCCTAACCTGACCATTGGCCCTTTGGTATGCGAAGCCCTGCGCAAGCACGGCGTAACTGCACCGATTGATGTGCATTTGATGGTTAAGCCGGTTGACCGCATTATTCCTGACTTCGCCAAAGCGGGCGCGTCTTACATCACCTTCCACCCGGAAGCGTCTGAACACGTTGACCGCACCTTGCAACTGATCCGCAACGAAGGTTGCAAGGCTGGCTTGGTATTCAACCCGGCTACGCCACTGAATATCTTGGAATATTTGATGGACAAGGTGGACATGATCCTGCTGATGTCGGTCAACCCCGGCTTTGGTGGGCAAAGCTTCATCCCATCAACGCTGACCAAATTGCGTCAAGTACGCAAGATGATTGACGATTCCGGTCTGGATATTCGTTTGGAAGTCGATGGCGGTGTCAAACCGGGCAATATCCGCGAAATCAAAGAAGCGGGTGCGGATGCATTTGTGGCCGGTTCTGCGATCTTCAACGTTGCCAACAAAGCTGACCCGAACCATTACAACACCGTTCTGGCTGAATTCCGTAAGGAATTGGCAGCGGCACAAATCTAA
- a CDS encoding phosphoglycolate phosphatase codes for MFKPKMVLIDVDGTLVDSVPDLTFCVDEMLKQLDMPVRGEAAVRQWVGNGVQRLTERALTNDLDGYPDAELFARAMPIFMELYAENTSKRSRLYDGVLEGLDFLQSCEGLKIGCVTNKAEQFTLPLLTDLGIVDRFEIIISGDSLPEKKPHPLPLLHAAEKLGVQPEDSVMIGDSKSDVKAARAAGFQIICMTYGYNHGEDIRNYSPDAVIDSMTELANLISA; via the coding sequence ATGTTCAAACCGAAAATGGTATTGATTGACGTGGATGGAACGCTGGTTGACAGCGTTCCCGACCTGACGTTTTGCGTCGATGAAATGCTGAAACAACTGGATATGCCAGTACGCGGCGAAGCAGCCGTGCGCCAGTGGGTCGGCAATGGCGTGCAGCGTTTGACCGAACGCGCCTTGACCAATGACCTCGATGGCTATCCCGATGCGGAGTTGTTTGCGCGTGCCATGCCGATTTTCATGGAACTGTACGCGGAAAACACCTCGAAACGCAGCCGTTTGTACGATGGCGTGTTAGAAGGCTTGGATTTTCTGCAAAGCTGTGAAGGTTTGAAGATTGGCTGTGTCACCAATAAAGCGGAGCAGTTCACCCTGCCCTTGCTGACCGATTTGGGTATTGTTGACCGCTTTGAAATCATTATCAGCGGTGATTCTTTGCCGGAAAAGAAACCGCATCCACTACCCTTGTTACACGCGGCTGAAAAGCTAGGTGTACAACCAGAAGATTCGGTAATGATCGGCGATTCCAAGTCTGACGTGAAAGCAGCACGAGCGGCAGGCTTCCAAATCATTTGCATGACCTACGGCTACAATCACGGCGAAGACATTCGTAACTATTCGCCAGATGCGGTCATTGATTCCATGACCGAACTCGCCAACTTGATTAGCGCCTAA
- a CDS encoding efflux RND transporter periplasmic adaptor subunit, whose translation MKFTFALSSRLAPTLLLASSLALLPLPSVFAEDTAPAPAANPALAVSVTNPMAQDWGTTIMANGAISPWQEAIIASEISGLRITDVLADVGDEVKKGQELVKLSQAAVQADVAQKQASLAEARANADRARRLKSSGAIPAQQIDQYLTGEAIAQAALDAQQIRLAQTRILAPDDGIITTRTATLGAVVQTGTELFRMVRQHKLEWRAEVSGRDASTIQSGQAARLTLPNGESVTGTVRLVAPTLDPNTRNATVYISLPNGSPAKTGMFAEGEILTGATKAMTLPQAAVILRDGNHYVFEVSNDNRVQQRLVKIGRTAQGQTEIREGINASARVVMTGGGFLNDGDTVQIVDKPVSSTGDKP comes from the coding sequence ATGAAGTTCACATTCGCCCTTTCCTCCCGTTTAGCTCCCACATTATTGCTGGCAAGCAGCTTGGCATTGTTACCGTTGCCATCGGTATTCGCCGAAGACACCGCGCCTGCGCCCGCTGCTAACCCCGCCCTTGCCGTCAGCGTAACCAACCCAATGGCGCAAGACTGGGGCACGACCATTATGGCTAACGGCGCGATCAGCCCTTGGCAAGAAGCCATTATTGCATCCGAAATCAGCGGTTTGCGCATCACTGACGTGCTGGCAGATGTCGGCGATGAAGTCAAAAAAGGTCAAGAATTGGTGAAATTATCGCAAGCCGCCGTGCAAGCCGATGTCGCCCAAAAACAAGCCAGCCTCGCCGAAGCCCGTGCCAATGCCGACCGCGCCCGTCGTTTAAAAAGCAGCGGTGCAATCCCCGCGCAACAAATTGACCAATACCTAACCGGTGAAGCGATTGCGCAAGCCGCGCTCGATGCCCAACAAATCCGCCTCGCACAAACCCGCATCCTTGCCCCGGATGATGGCATTATCACCACTCGCACTGCCACGCTCGGCGCAGTCGTGCAAACCGGCACCGAATTATTCCGCATGGTGCGCCAACACAAACTCGAATGGCGGGCGGAAGTCTCCGGGCGCGATGCCAGCACCATTCAAAGCGGACAAGCCGCCCGCCTCACTCTTCCCAACGGCGAAAGCGTCACTGGCACGGTGCGCCTAGTTGCCCCCACGCTCGACCCCAATACCCGCAACGCCACGGTATACATCAGCCTGCCCAACGGTAGCCCAGCCAAAACCGGCATGTTTGCCGAAGGTGAAATTCTCACAGGCGCAACCAAAGCCATGACCTTACCCCAAGCCGCCGTAATCTTGCGCGATGGCAATCACTACGTGTTTGAAGTCAGCAACGATAACCGCGTGCAACAACGCCTCGTCAAAATTGGCAGAACCGCACAAGGTCAAACCGAAATCCGCGAGGGTATCAACGCCAGCGCTCGCGTGGTCATGACGGGCGGCGGCTTCCTGAATGACGGCGACACCGTGCAAATCGTCGACAAACCCGTCAGCAGCACTGGGGATAAACCATGA
- the lysS gene encoding lysine--tRNA ligase yields MSEHDNHHDQHDENKLITQRRDKLAKLREQGKAFPNDVVREHKAADLQQAYGAHDKEWFEEHAIPVTVAGRMMLQRIMGKASFATISDVSGRIQLYAQKNVLGDEIFDDYCHWDLGDIIWASGMLFKTKTGELSVKVHEIRLLTKSLRPLPEKFHGLTDHEQRYRQRYIDLIMNHESRDAFMMRSKIVSYIRNFFMQRDFLEVETPMLQIIPGGATARPFVTHHNALDLPMYLRIAPELFLKRLVVGGFERVFEINRNFRNEGLSTRHNPEFTMIEFYQAYATYHDLMDLTESLIRGIANDVVGSNEITYQGEVFDFDKPFARMSVRSSILHFNPELSAEQLDTLEGAREVARKLGIPLKDGYGLGKVQIEIFEKTVEHRLLQPTFITEYPAEVSPLARRNDANPFITDRFEFFVGGREIGNGFSELNDAEDQAERFMQQVADKDAGDDEAMHFDADYIRALEYGMPPTAGEGIGIDRLVMLFTDAPSIRDVILFPHMRPE; encoded by the coding sequence ATGAGCGAACACGACAACCATCACGACCAGCATGATGAAAACAAACTGATCACGCAACGTCGCGACAAGCTGGCAAAACTGCGCGAACAGGGCAAAGCGTTTCCCAATGACGTGGTGCGTGAACACAAAGCTGCTGATTTGCAGCAAGCATACGGCGCACACGACAAGGAATGGTTTGAAGAACACGCCATCCCCGTGACGGTAGCGGGGCGCATGATGCTCCAGCGCATCATGGGCAAGGCGAGTTTTGCGACGATTTCGGATGTATCCGGGCGCATTCAGTTATACGCACAGAAAAACGTGCTGGGTGATGAGATTTTCGATGACTATTGCCATTGGGATTTGGGCGACATTATCTGGGCTTCCGGGATGTTGTTCAAAACCAAAACCGGCGAGTTGTCGGTGAAGGTACATGAAATCCGTTTGCTGACTAAATCGTTGCGCCCGTTGCCAGAAAAGTTCCACGGCTTGACCGATCACGAACAACGTTACCGCCAGCGTTATATCGACTTGATTATGAATCACGAGTCGCGCGATGCGTTCATGATGCGTTCCAAAATCGTGAGCTATATCCGCAACTTTTTCATGCAGCGCGATTTTCTGGAAGTCGAAACGCCAATGTTGCAAATTATTCCTGGTGGGGCGACAGCACGTCCGTTCGTGACGCACCACAATGCGCTGGATTTGCCGATGTATTTGCGGATTGCGCCGGAATTATTCCTCAAGCGGCTAGTGGTCGGTGGGTTTGAACGGGTGTTTGAAATCAACCGCAATTTCCGCAACGAAGGGCTTTCCACCCGGCATAACCCTGAATTCACCATGATCGAATTTTATCAGGCGTATGCGACTTACCACGATTTGATGGATTTGACCGAAAGTCTGATACGTGGCATTGCCAATGATGTCGTTGGTAGCAATGAGATTACTTATCAGGGTGAGGTTTTCGATTTCGACAAGCCGTTTGCGCGGATGAGTGTGCGCAGTTCCATCCTGCACTTCAACCCGGAATTGTCTGCCGAACAGCTTGATACGCTGGAAGGTGCACGGGAAGTGGCGCGGAAACTGGGCATTCCGCTCAAAGATGGCTACGGCTTGGGCAAAGTGCAAATTGAGATTTTCGAGAAAACCGTCGAACACCGTTTGCTGCAACCGACCTTTATTACCGAATACCCGGCGGAAGTGTCGCCATTGGCGCGGCGCAATGATGCTAACCCTTTCATCACTGACCGTTTCGAGTTCTTTGTCGGTGGGCGTGAAATCGGCAATGGTTTCTCCGAGTTGAATGACGCGGAAGATCAGGCGGAACGCTTTATGCAGCAAGTCGCGGATAAAGACGCGGGCGATGATGAAGCGATGCATTTTGATGCGGATTATATCCGTGCGTTGGAATACGGGATGCCGCCGACGGCAGGTGAAGGGATTGGGATTGATCGGTTGGTGATGTTGTTTACGGATGCGCCGTCGATAAGAGACGTGATACTTTTTCCGCACATGAGACCGGAATAG
- the prfB gene encoding peptide chain release factor 2 (programmed frameshift), whose protein sequence is MELNPTYTKIKDLQGRVDALRGYLDYDVKSERLEEVSRELEDPKVWDNPQRAQDLGKERAILEGIVGGIDKISSGLADAKELLELAEMEDDEDSAEAVIADVESIEKHVAQLEFERMFSGPMDRNNAFLDIQAGSGGTEAQDWAEILLRMYLRWGEAKGFKVELLEASPGDVAGIKGASISFEGPYAFGWLRTETGVHRLVRKSPFDSGNRRHTSFSGVFVSPEVDDNIEIDINPADLRIDVYRASGAGGQHINKTESAVRITHTPTNTVVQCQSGRSQHQNKDNAMKQLRAKLYEQEMLKRNADKQALEDSKSDIGWGSQIRSYVLDQSRIKDLRTGVETANTQAVLDGDLDKFIEASLKSGL, encoded by the exons ATGGAACTCAACCCCACCTATACCAAAATCAAAGATCTCCAAGGGCGCGTGGACGCTCTTAGGGGGTATCTT GACTACGACGTTAAAAGCGAACGTTTAGAAGAAGTCAGCCGCGAACTCGAAGACCCCAAGGTCTGGGATAATCCGCAGCGGGCGCAAGACCTTGGCAAAGAACGCGCTATTCTCGAAGGCATTGTCGGCGGCATTGATAAAATCAGTTCCGGCCTTGCTGACGCCAAAGAGCTGCTCGAACTCGCCGAAATGGAAGACGACGAAGACAGCGCCGAAGCCGTTATCGCCGATGTCGAGAGCATCGAAAAGCACGTTGCCCAGCTCGAATTTGAACGCATGTTCTCCGGGCCGATGGATCGCAATAACGCCTTCCTCGACATCCAAGCCGGGTCGGGTGGTACAGAAGCGCAAGATTGGGCGGAAATCCTGTTGCGCATGTACTTGCGTTGGGGTGAAGCCAAAGGTTTCAAAGTCGAATTGCTCGAAGCCAGCCCCGGCGACGTGGCAGGCATCAAAGGCGCGAGTATCAGCTTTGAAGGCCCTTACGCTTTCGGCTGGTTGCGCACCGAAACGGGTGTACACCGACTGGTACGCAAATCGCCATTCGACTCCGGCAACCGCCGCCACACCTCGTTCAGCGGCGTTTTCGTGTCGCCAGAAGTCGATGACAATATCGAAATCGACATTAACCCAGCCGATTTGCGCATTGACGTTTACCGCGCTTCCGGGGCGGGCGGTCAGCACATCAACAAAACCGAATCGGCGGTGCGGATTACCCATACGCCCACCAATACGGTCGTGCAATGCCAGAGCGGGCGTTCCCAGCACCAGAACAAAGACAACGCCATGAAGCAATTGCGTGCCAAACTCTATGAGCAGGAAATGCTCAAGCGCAATGCGGATAAGCAGGCATTGGAAGACAGCAAATCCGACATTGGTTGGGGCAGTCAGATTCGCTCCTATGTTCTCGACCAGTCGCGCATCAAGGATTTGCGCACGGGTGTAGAAACGGCGAATACTCAAGCAGTATTGGACGGCGATCTGGACAAATTTATTGAAGCAAGCTTAAAAAGCGGACTGTAA